CGCAACGACCGGCGACGGCGCGCGCGCCGCGCCGAACGCCGACGGGCCTGCCGGCATGCGGCCCGACACGCACGGCGTGACGCTCGTCAGCGAACGGCGGCGCGGGCGCTGGGCCGACGACAGCGGCGTCGTCGTCGAGATGACGCTCGACGACATCGCCGTGCACGACGGCGATGCGCGGCCGCGCCGCTATGTCGAACTGCGGCTCGCGGCGCCCGACTGGGACACGCCGGAAGCCCGCACGGCCGCACTGCGCGCGCTGTTTGCCGCCGCGCGCGAGCTGAGCGGCGCATGGCCGGCCTTCGTGCAGCTGACGAGCGTGATCGACCGCGCGTGCGCGGGCGAGCTTGGCGCCGCGGTGCCGATCAAGGCGCGGCTCGTCGAACTGACCGGCATCCGCTCGCAGCGCGCCGCGCTGTTCGCGCTGTCCGGCAACATCGCCGCGCAATGGCTCGGCAACGAAGGCGGCGTGCTCGATCGCGACGATCCCGAATTCGTGCACCAGATGCGCGTCGCGCTGCGGCGGCTGCGTACGCTGATGCGGTTCTTTCCGCACTTCGCGGATCGGCACTGGAAGGACACGTTCGGCGTCGACTTGCGCTGGCTCGCCGGTCTGCTCGGCACGGTGCGCGACTGGGACGTGTTCGCGACCGAAACCTTGCCCGCGCTGATCGCGGCCGACGGCGGCAGCGCCGACTGGAGCGGCACGCTCGACGTCGCACGTGCGCAGAGCGCGACGGCGCGTGTCGAGCTGCGGCAGGCGCTGCATTCGGCGCGCTACGCGCGGCTGACGCTCGGCTGGCTCGAATGGCTGAGCACGCTCGCGTTTCCGTCGGCGGCCGACGACGAGATGACGCCGCTGCCCCGTCATGCGGCCAAGCGCGTACGGCAGCTGTTCGGTCATCTGTACGCGGTG
The sequence above is a segment of the Burkholderia multivorans ATCC BAA-247 genome. Coding sequences within it:
- a CDS encoding CHAD domain-containing protein produces the protein MSRVLEIALCLSLEGWPMAASNRARGAPRDFGAELVRAWRICPQVRMRRGHERVTIEPCRVVEAEPSAGASWWTWVESNGQGTRVVAARTQAFAPGVTQRELFDAEHAGIAVSACGDGSASSDDAAVEPAPDPQPNAAAKAQRRSVAKARNAACTTSAARTETQVQGKGASAAAATTGDGARAAPNADGPAGMRPDTHGVTLVSERRRGRWADDSGVVVEMTLDDIAVHDGDARPRRYVELRLAAPDWDTPEARTAALRALFAAARELSGAWPAFVQLTSVIDRACAGELGAAVPIKARLVELTGIRSQRAALFALSGNIAAQWLGNEGGVLDRDDPEFVHQMRVALRRLRTLMRFFPHFADRHWKDTFGVDLRWLAGLLGTVRDWDVFATETLPALIAADGGSADWSGTLDVARAQSATARVELRQALHSARYARLTLGWLEWLSTLAFPSAADDEMTPLPRHAAKRVRQLFGHLYAVPSLASLDTAARHRVRIDAKRLRYALEFFASLASRRTRGETAKTLARVQSVLGEANDTSVALHHLEQLGAPPYQIGFVRGYGAALERRAAHDAEALLASLRPPKLRGKSA